ACTGGTGGAACATTTAATAAAAGATATAATCCAATTAAAGGACAACTAGAAGTTCCAAGTGATAATTTAGCATTAGATAAGATAATAGCTTCTTGTCATAATGTAGAGTTTGAAATTAAAAATATAGTTTCAAAAGATAGTTTAGATATGGATGATAATGATAGACAAATTATCACAGATGCAGTTAATGAAACATCAAATGATAAAATTATAATCATTCATGGAACAGATACAGTTGATTTAACTTCTGCTTTTTTACGTGAACAAGTTTCAAATAAAAAAATAGTATTTACGGGTGCTATGGTTCCTATGAGTATTGATGAGGTTGAAGCAACTATGAATTTTTCACAAGCTTTAGGTTTTTTAAGTGCTTCTATTGAAAAGGGTATCTATTTAGCAATGCATGGTGTTGTTGTAGATGCAAGTAAATTAATAAAAGATAAAAGTGTAGGAAAATTTCTTATACAAGAATAAATAAGAGCCAAGGCTCTTATTTATAATTTAAGCAGTTGGGTCAACAAAGCTTCTTCCTGCTAGTTCTTTATCAATTGTATAAAGTCCGTAACCATTATCTCCCACAAGCTTAATATGGTCAATGATTTCTCCCACAGTTGCTTCTTCTTCAACTTGTTCAGTAACATACCATTGAAGTAAGCTATAAGTTGCATGATCTTTATCTTTCATTGCTAAATCAGATAAGTTATTTAAGTTTTTTGTCATAGATTGCTCATGAGCTAATGATTTTTTAAATACATCTAAAAGTGATTTATATTCAACTTTTACAGCTTTAATCTCTGGAAGTTCGATTGCAACATCTTGGTCTTCAAGATATTTAAACATTTTCATACCATGTGATACTTCTTCTTGGTATTGAATTAAAAACCAATTTGCAGCTCCATTGAAGCCTTCTTTTGAACAGTACGCACTCATACCTAAATATATATATGCTGAGTGATATTCTTTATTTAGTTGTTCTATTAATGCTTTTTGTAAATCTTTACTAATCATTTAATATCCTTTTTTGATTATTATAATAACAATTCTTTAAATATATCTAAATTAATTTTCATATATTTAGATTTAACATATAAAGGTCTTCTTTCTTTTAAAAATTTTTCTATATCTTCAAAACTTTTCTCTTTGTATAACATATATGAAGATATTACTAATATAGTTCTTGACATACCTAGTTTACAATGAATATAGATTTTATCATGACTATTTTCTATTTCTTTTATT
This window of the Arcobacter sp. LA11 genome carries:
- a CDS encoding asparaginase domain-containing protein — its product is MNVTIINTGGTFNKRYNPIKGQLEVPSDNLALDKIIASCHNVEFEIKNIVSKDSLDMDDNDRQIITDAVNETSNDKIIIIHGTDTVDLTSAFLREQVSNKKIVFTGAMVPMSIDEVEATMNFSQALGFLSASIEKGIYLAMHGVVVDASKLIKDKSVGKFLIQE
- a CDS encoding ferritin, whose product is MISKDLQKALIEQLNKEYHSAYIYLGMSAYCSKEGFNGAANWFLIQYQEEVSHGMKMFKYLEDQDVAIELPEIKAVKVEYKSLLDVFKKSLAHEQSMTKNLNNLSDLAMKDKDHATYSLLQWYVTEQVEEEATVGEIIDHIKLVGDNGYGLYTIDKELAGRSFVDPTA